A part of Paroedura picta isolate Pp20150507F chromosome 7, Ppicta_v3.0, whole genome shotgun sequence genomic DNA contains:
- the LOC143841479 gene encoding vesicle-associated membrane protein 1-like yields the protein MSDPSQQPAPGAGEGGEGAGGPPGQPPNLTSNRRLQQTQAQVEEVVDIMRVNVDKVLERDQKLSELDERADALQAGAQVFESSAAALKRKYWWKNCKMMIMLGVICAIVVIAIALYFFT from the exons AT GTCTGATCCATCCCAGCAACCTGCCCCTGGGGCAGGAGAAGGTGGCGAAGGGGCAGGAGGCCCCCCGGGGCAGCCTCCAAACTTGACCAGCAATCGCCGTCTGCAACAGACTCAAGCTCAAGTAGAGGAA gtGGTGGACATCATGCGCGTGAATGTGGACAAAGTCTTGGAGCGAGATCAGAAGCTGTCGGAACTCGATGAGCGAGCAGATGCCCTCCAAGCTGGGGCCCAGGTCTTTGAAAGTAGTGCAGCCGCTCTCAAGAGGAAGTACTGGTGGAAGAACTGTAAG ATGATGATCATGCTGGGGGTGATCTGTGCCATTGTGGTGATTGCCATTGCAC TTTATTTTTTTACCTGA